The genomic stretch ATCGATAAGGAGGCACTGGTGAATCCCTGTTTTGAGGGTTAATCGCATATCCACGGTATCCAGCGCTGGAATGGATTGTTGGATTTGGGCTTCTGATAGCCCCAATACTAAACTGGCTACAATCGTATGGCGAAGGTTTTCCAGTGAAGCTTCATCAGAGAAGCGACTGTGGAAGGTGTAGAGTCCCAGGTCTGGTTTGATAAGGGTGATCTTGCTGCCTTCCTTTTCTTTTTTGGTGGATAAGGTATAGTCTCCACCGGGCTGTTCTGACCATGCCACCAGCCGGTCAGCCGGAAAGTGATTTCGTAAAAAGCGATGGATGGCCTCATGATTCTTCCGGTAGATGATCAGCTGTGCATCCTTAAAGAGCAGCAATTTCTCTTTTAGTTTTTCCTCTTGGTCGTAAAAGCCATCTGCATGTGCGGTTCCGATATTGGTCATAATGCCGATATTCGGCTGGATGATGGCTTGAAGGTTGGCCATCTCGCCTGGTTGGGAAATGCCTGCCTCTATGATGGCTGCCTTATGATGCTGTTCGATACCGAAAACTGATAAGGGGACGCCTGTTTGGCTGTTATAGCTTTTTGGGCTTTTGGCAATGTCAAAATGGTTTGCCAATACTTGACCGAGCCATTCTTTGATGATGGTTTTGCCGTTACTGCCCGCGATGCCGACCACGATGCCTTTAAATTGAAGTCTGTTCCATCTGGCCAAGGACTGTAATGCTGCCAAGGCACTTTTGACCACAATTACGCTGCTAGCGCTCAAGGTGGTGTCAGCGTCCTTGTGCTCTACGATAAATGTCCGAACACCTTTTGTATAGGCATCCGTCAGAAAATCATGTCCATCTACTTTAAAACCTTTTAATGCGACAAAAAGGGTCTGGTTCCCATGGATGATCTTTCTGGAATCCGTACTGATATGATTTACCAAGGAGGGCTGCCCCTGCTGAAGGATTTCCCCTTGGGTGATTTGAAGCAGTTCGTTGAGCGAAAGCGTATTTACCATAATTTATAAACGAGGGTGATCATCAAAATTGGATCGTGAACTGTGTGAACTTTAGGAAAGTTTTGCCCCGTTGGGAACTGGCAGGTCTACCGTGGCCAGGACCACATGGCCATGTTCGTTATGGAAACCGGTTACCAGGATTTCTGACATGATATTGGCAATCTGTTTTGGCGGAAAATTGCAAATACATACCACTTGTTTTCCTATGATGTCTTCAGCTTTATAGTTTTCGGTAATTTGTGCGGAGGATTTTTTTATCCCTAAATCACCTAAGTCCACCTGTAATTTATAGGCTGGTCTTCTGGCTTCTTTAAAGATTTCGGCACTGACAATGGTTCCAATTCTGATATCAACCTTTTGAAAATCAGAGAACTGAATTGTTTGCATATTATTTAATAATTTGTATATTTGGAAACCTCGAATTCTATAAGAATAATAAAATATTGTTAAAATTATATTTTACGATGTTCAAAACTAACCAAATTCTATCTAATTACTACAAGGTTATCCTTTTGGGGATAGGTTTTGTGGTTTTTTATTCCTCAGAGGTTAGTGCACAAGAGGTGAGGGACTGTGATCGCGACAGAAATTTTGAAGAAGAAGCAAGGGCACAGGAGAGTGAATTTGCGGAAGCCCCTTTTGAAGAGTATAAACCTGAAAAAGTTACTTCCTCCCAACCAGCCAAATCTTCTGTAAAGAAGAGAAAGGAAAACCCAATCTATAAAGCGGGTGGTGAGCAGGAAGCGAAGAAAGAAGAAATGTCCACATTATCATTCAATCTTTTTCTGTACATCGTGGATCGTTTCAAAGAAGATTAAACAAGAACCCATTTTACAATTAACAATAACCCAAGGCGAGGAGGCTTTTATCGGCCTCCTCGCTTTTTTTAGGTACCACTGTCTTTCCACGAAAGAAGGGCAGGCTATGAACCAAGTAATATTTCTGTGGGATGAGAGATTTCTAGGTGGCTATGGTAAGCATATTTCTCTTTAATTTAGCAATAGGAATGCGTGCTCCAGAAAAAAATCAGCGTAAATCTTATTAATCTGCACCATTTGCGTGCTGTCGAAACCAACCCTAATCCCCCCAACTTTTCACTTGCCCCCAGGCTATCACGAGCGAAGCGAAGTGATCTCGATTGCAGGTATAAGAAGATTATTTACTGCGTTCACCATGACGGATTACTTATGATACAGCTCTTTTTTTGGATAAGATTGCTTGTGGTGATTACTTGTTCTTTTTGGCTTCCTTCATAGGATTGCTGCCGCTGGCAGCTCCACGAGGGCCACTTTCTCTCTTGAAGAGCTCGAATCGGGAAGGAATATTCCTTCTGGGGAAATAGTTGTTTTCTTCGTCGATGTCGGCAGTTTCCCTATATGGATCCAAGACGATGCTGTCCACTTCTTTTTTGGTAGGGAAAACTTTGGTTATTTCTGATTCGTTTTTTCTCCAGATATAAGCAGGTATGCGCTGTACTTCGGAAGATCCATCGGTATAATTAAACTGAATGATCAGGGGCATGACTAGACCGCCAATATTTTTAAAGGTCAGTTCGTAGTAGTTCAGCCCATTGTTAAAGAGTTTTTTTTCCTTTTCATTAAGGCTGGAAATGAAATCCTTGTAAGCTCTTTCATCACTTGGGCTTACTGAGAACCTGTCGTAACTGCTGTAGAAGTCTCTAGTGGAAGGATCTTTTTCCAGTACGGTTTCAGGAACATCTTTTTCGTTTCGGGTTTTGGTCAGGTAGCTTTCATATTTTTCGTATTCTTCGGCATCAGCTTTTTTCTTTTCCTCAGGGGTTCTGTTGTCCAGCTTGTACCACTTTACATCAGCAAGGGAAATGTCCACCGGCTCTGTGCCGAAGAACCAGCCTCTCCAGAACCAGTCCAGGTCTACCCCGGATGCATCTTCCATCGTACGGAAGAAGTCGGCTGGGGTGGGGTGTTTGAATTTCCATCGCTGGGAATATTGCTTAAAGGCAAAGTCAAACAATTCACGGCCCATCACTGTTTCCCGCAGGATATTAAGGGCAGTGGCCGGTTTGGCGTAGGCATTTGCACCAAACTGAATGATATTTTCAGAATTTGTCATGATCGGCTCTAGGTATTGCTTTTCGCCTTTCATGTAATCTACGATTTTATGCGCTGGGCCTCTTCTGGAAGGGTAGTTACGATCCCATTCCTGTTCGGCAAGGAACTGCATAAAGGTGTTCAAGCCTTCGTCCATCCATGTCCATTGGCGTTCGTCGGAATTGACGATCATGGGGAAGAAGTTATGGCCCACTTCATGGATGATGACAGATATCATACCGTTTTTGATGGCTTCGGAATACGTGCCGTCCTTGTCAGGCCGTCCGTAGTTAAAGCAGATCATGGGGTATTCCATGCCGTTTGAAGCTTCTACCGAAATGGCCGTAGGGTAAGGGTAGTCAAATGTCCTGGCAGAATAAG from Echinicola soli encodes the following:
- a CDS encoding M1 family metallopeptidase produces the protein MKRFIHILAASLVLITQAMAQHSEQNHAERFEQLGPMLRSPNVYRTASGAPGHLYWQQQANYDISVALDDENQTIKGTETVTYINNSPDALSYLWIQLDQNQRAKDADSHKASTSKIQDRMSMRQLESILWHDQDLGYKIHSVKDSQGNDIPVAINKTMMRVDLPEPLTAGDRIEFTVDWSFNIHDRTSFIGGRPGYEYFEEDGNYLYTMAEWFPRMAVYSDFQGWQNKQFYGSGEFALTFGNYKVSITVPADHMVGATGVLQNPDQVLNDTELDRWNQAKETFDKPVIIRTQNEAEKLEKGKASDTKTWVFEAENVRDFAWTSSRKFIWDAMAVDVGNKNVMAMSYYAKEANPLWEQYSTKVVAHTLKSYSARTFDYPYPTAISVEASNGMEYPMICFNYGRPDKDGTYSEAIKNGMISVIIHEVGHNFFPMIVNSDERQWTWMDEGLNTFMQFLAEQEWDRNYPSRRGPAHKIVDYMKGEKQYLEPIMTNSENIIQFGANAYAKPATALNILRETVMGRELFDFAFKQYSQRWKFKHPTPADFFRTMEDASGVDLDWFWRGWFFGTEPVDISLADVKWYKLDNRTPEEKKKADAEEYEKYESYLTKTRNEKDVPETVLEKDPSTRDFYSSYDRFSVSPSDERAYKDFISSLNEKEKKLFNNGLNYYELTFKNIGGLVMPLIIQFNYTDGSSEVQRIPAYIWRKNESEITKVFPTKKEVDSIVLDPYRETADIDEENNYFPRRNIPSRFELFKRESGPRGAASGSNPMKEAKKNK
- a CDS encoding tRNA-binding protein, whose product is MQTIQFSDFQKVDIRIGTIVSAEIFKEARRPAYKLQVDLGDLGIKKSSAQITENYKAEDIIGKQVVCICNFPPKQIANIMSEILVTGFHNEHGHVVLATVDLPVPNGAKLS